In Littorina saxatilis isolate snail1 linkage group LG8, US_GU_Lsax_2.0, whole genome shotgun sequence, a single genomic region encodes these proteins:
- the LOC138974678 gene encoding uncharacterized protein translates to MIADSEESEEEMWDESEPDDFDKDPNYDETAEECQLEEEQLADRRRMQIDALITGPLVEEEVTAIPHADKPRKTASGTGHGKKGQGPASPQEEAATSRRGFLRDLWAQLLTWLVEDKRMGELEAIRTAKQVLNWFQAVDIKVNLHRLFRKATSDNDYIAKTYFDINILPLVREVEVDNRRGSNVVNKVNRVKKWCEFMAESKHFFLENGGGSLDAVSRFSKKLTDWNHRIFGKAKKTRDSVIRHQTQDRSDVYNQIRKRNKTLQRKCHDEQNPTKLRDAFIANLLGINIARAGEVMNLTSQEVFAGTEVDQHWVLMRVHQHKTLIQHGPASLYLQRKTHVRLVKFVKAHGKQWAFVTDSGR, encoded by the exons ATGATTGCGGACAGCGAGgagagtgaagaggagatgtgGGATGAGTCGGAGCCGGATGACTTTG ATAAAGATCCAAATTATGATGAGACTGCTGAGGAGTGCCAATTGGAAGAGGAGCAGTTGGCAGATCGTCGCCGAATGCAGATTGATGCACTTATCACGGG TCCTCTGGTTGAGGAGGAGGTCACTGCCATACCACATGCAGACAAGCCCAGGAAGACAGCCAGTGGGACGGGACACGGAAAGAAG GGACAGGGTCCCGCAAGCCCTCAGGAGGAGGCTGCAACATCCCGGCGTGGATTCCTAA GAGACCTCTGGGCGCAATTGTTGACCTGGCTTGTTGAGGACAAGCGCATGGGGGAACTGGAAGCCATTCGCACCGCGAAGCAAGTCTTGAACTGGTTTCAGGCagttgatattaaagtgaacCTCCACCGCCTGTTCCGAAAAGCGACCAGTGACAATGACTACATAGCCAAGACGTACTTCGATATCAACATCCTTCCCTTGGTAAGGGAAGTGGAGGTCGACAACAGGAGGGGGTCGAATGTGGTCAACAAAGTGAACCGTGTCAAG AAATGGTGCGAGTTCATGGCTGAGAGCAAGCACTTCTTTCTTGAGAACGGGGGCGGCTCTTTGGACGCTGTGTCAAGATTCAGCAAAAAACTGACGGATTGGAACCA TCGCATCTTTGGAAAGGCGAAGAAGACAAGGGACAGTGTCATCAGACACCAGACTCAAG ACCGGTCGGATGTTTACAACCAAATCCGGAAGAGGAATAAGACCCTTCAACGCAAGTGTCATGATGAGCAAAACCCGACAAAGCTGCGGGATGCCTTCATCGCCAACCTCCTGGGCATAAACATTGCCCGGGCGGGTGAGGTGATGAACCTCACCTCGCAGGAGGTCTTTGCTGGCACCGAGGTAGACCAACACTGGGTGCTCATGAGA GTTCATCAGCACAAGACCCTCATTCAACATGGACCAGCCAGCCTCTACCTTCAGAGGAAGACTCATGTCCGACTGGTCAA ATTTGTGAAGGCCCACGGGAAACAGTGGGCCTTTGTCACAGACTCTGGGAGATAA